In one window of Methanosarcina vacuolata Z-761 DNA:
- the grpE gene encoding nucleotide exchange factor GrpE, with protein sequence MGNNDKEEPPTDQRMVDDAFSENIKDDVSDTVTSNEEMKEEKLILDEPLNGPNVEKCTEKELGKAENVSISNDDILQNITDLSAKIDSLNQLFSEKTQHMEHKGKIIDQMHKELQKYKDDIYSQVLREVILDIIEVRDSILRITDFYLKKPEGEWDIPNETFAGYALDIQDILEKNGVEIYESSPGDSFLPLKQRAIKKVITGSKELHGKVAESLSCGYSYNGKTISAEKIAFYYYEEPAEIMAKNGTEV encoded by the coding sequence ATGGGCAATAATGACAAAGAAGAACCTCCTACTGATCAAAGAATGGTAGATGATGCGTTTTCTGAAAATATAAAAGATGATGTTTCCGATACAGTTACAAGCAACGAAGAAATGAAAGAAGAGAAATTGATACTCGATGAGCCTCTCAATGGGCCGAATGTCGAAAAGTGTACTGAAAAGGAACTCGGAAAAGCTGAAAATGTAAGCATCAGCAATGATGATATTTTGCAAAACATTACCGACCTTTCGGCTAAAATAGACTCCCTTAATCAACTCTTTTCCGAAAAAACACAGCATATGGAACATAAGGGAAAAATTATCGATCAAATGCATAAAGAGCTTCAGAAGTATAAGGATGACATTTACTCACAGGTTCTCAGAGAAGTTATTCTTGACATTATTGAAGTTAGAGATAGTATTTTGAGAATAACCGATTTTTACCTCAAGAAGCCTGAAGGAGAATGGGATATTCCCAACGAAACTTTTGCAGGATATGCTCTTGACATTCAAGATATATTAGAGAAAAATGGCGTTGAGATATACGAAAGCAGTCCTGGAGATTCTTTTTTGCCGTTGAAACAACGGGCAATTAAAAAAGTGATTACAGGAAGCAAAGAATTACATGGAAAGGTAGCCGAGTCTCTAAGCTGTGGTTATAGTTATAACGGAAAAACGATTTCTGCAGAAAAAATTGCTTTTTATTATTATGAAGAGCCAGCTGAAATAATGGCTAAGAATGGCACAGAGGTATAA
- the rpiA gene encoding ribose 5-phosphate isomerase A: MTERNISTDSPEKSAAGIAASRMVESGMVVGLGTGSTVAYTIKELGRRVREEGLEILGVVTSYQSETLAIEAGIPLATLAQHPELDIAIDGADQIDSKLYAIKGGGAAHTREKIVSASAKRFLVVADESKTSTQLDKPVPVEVLPFAKTLVIKKIKELGGKPELRLALRKDGPVITDNGNFVLDVNFGVINDPEGLALRLSSIPGVVEHGIFSNVDELYIGKKDGSVEIVRK; this comes from the coding sequence ATGACAGAAAGAAATATATCTACCGATTCCCCGGAAAAAAGTGCAGCTGGCATCGCTGCATCTCGGATGGTAGAATCGGGAATGGTTGTGGGGCTTGGAACGGGCTCAACAGTTGCATATACAATTAAAGAACTCGGCAGGCGGGTCAGGGAAGAGGGGCTCGAAATCCTGGGCGTTGTTACCTCATACCAGTCTGAAACACTTGCCATAGAAGCCGGTATTCCTCTGGCCACCCTTGCCCAGCATCCGGAACTGGACATTGCCATTGATGGGGCAGACCAGATCGATTCAAAGCTGTACGCAATCAAAGGCGGGGGAGCGGCCCATACTCGGGAAAAAATAGTATCGGCATCTGCAAAGCGTTTTCTGGTCGTAGCTGACGAATCAAAAACGAGCACCCAGCTTGATAAGCCTGTGCCGGTTGAAGTCCTTCCCTTTGCAAAAACCCTTGTGATTAAAAAAATAAAGGAGCTGGGAGGAAAACCTGAGCTGAGGTTAGCTCTGAGAAAAGACGGGCCTGTGATAACCGACAATGGAAACTTTGTACTTGATGTAAATTTCGGCGTAATAAACGATCCTGAAGGTCTGGCCCTTCGACTATCTTCAATTCCGGGAGTTGTTGAGCATGGAATTTTTTCCAATGTGGATGAACTCTATATCGGGAAAAAAGATGGATCAGTAGAGATAGTCAGAAAGTGA
- the thsA gene encoding thermosome subunit alpha, whose amino-acid sequence MEKGGQPIIIVDPRKEQTKGKEALSMNIAAAKAVASIVKSTLGPRGMDKMLVNPIGDITITNDGATILHDMSIEHPAAKMVAEVAESLESSAGDGTTSAVVFTGSLLEKAETLIENGVHPTVVVKGYRLAAEKAVEILENLAISTAENEKEKLLEVARTSITGKASEKYGRLIAKLCVDAALSIRERGVVNLKDVILSKDVGGKIEDTEFVEGIVIDKVALDKEFPLKIVNPAIALIDTSMEIAKTTNKAKLQINAYGDLEGFVKQEEAALFEMADYVIRAGANAVFCSKGMDDKIAAYLQNRGIYATRRVKNDDMQHLVDATGGRPIRNLKELTKKELGHAGLLEQDRDGDQGKTYLRDCKGAKSVSIVIRGGTEHIVDNLERAIDDALRVVKCAIEDGRIVAGGGASEIEVALELRAYAASIGGREQMAIRTFADAIEEIPRTIARNAGLDTINTIVNLRAKHAENKNAGLNINTGAAEDMLEKGIVDPLRVKVNSVKAGSEAAVMVLRVDDILRAQSSDMQDVKPEHRASTYDGMAAPALNMRR is encoded by the coding sequence ATGGAAAAAGGTGGCCAGCCAATCATAATAGTAGATCCTAGAAAAGAGCAGACAAAGGGAAAAGAAGCGCTCAGCATGAACATTGCGGCTGCAAAGGCAGTGGCCAGTATAGTCAAGAGCACACTCGGACCGAGAGGAATGGACAAGATGCTTGTCAATCCTATAGGGGATATTACAATCACAAATGACGGTGCAACCATTTTACATGATATGTCCATTGAGCACCCGGCAGCCAAGATGGTAGCCGAAGTTGCAGAGTCACTTGAAAGCTCGGCTGGGGACGGGACTACAAGTGCTGTCGTATTCACAGGCAGCCTGCTGGAAAAGGCAGAAACCCTTATTGAGAATGGAGTCCACCCGACAGTTGTTGTCAAGGGATACAGGCTTGCAGCCGAGAAGGCTGTTGAGATTCTCGAGAACCTTGCAATCTCAACTGCCGAGAACGAAAAGGAAAAGCTTTTAGAAGTTGCCAGAACCTCTATCACGGGCAAAGCTTCCGAAAAGTACGGCCGTTTGATTGCGAAACTCTGCGTGGATGCTGCGCTCTCGATTCGTGAAAGGGGAGTCGTTAACCTTAAAGACGTTATTCTTTCAAAAGATGTCGGCGGCAAGATCGAAGATACCGAGTTTGTTGAAGGCATTGTAATAGACAAAGTTGCCCTGGACAAAGAATTTCCTCTTAAAATTGTGAATCCTGCAATCGCTCTGATCGATACCTCCATGGAGATTGCCAAGACCACAAACAAAGCAAAACTTCAGATAAATGCATATGGCGATCTTGAGGGTTTTGTAAAGCAGGAAGAGGCAGCTCTATTCGAGATGGCAGACTATGTCATCAGGGCAGGGGCAAATGCGGTTTTCTGTTCAAAAGGCATGGATGACAAAATCGCAGCCTACCTGCAAAACCGGGGAATTTATGCAACCCGCAGGGTTAAGAACGATGATATGCAGCACCTTGTAGATGCCACAGGCGGCAGGCCTATCCGCAATCTCAAAGAACTGACAAAGAAAGAACTCGGACATGCCGGTCTCCTTGAACAGGACCGGGACGGCGACCAGGGTAAGACCTACCTCAGAGACTGCAAGGGTGCAAAATCCGTATCAATTGTCATCAGGGGCGGTACTGAACACATAGTTGACAACCTTGAACGCGCAATTGACGATGCCCTCAGGGTAGTAAAATGCGCCATAGAAGACGGCAGGATAGTTGCAGGCGGCGGTGCTTCCGAAATCGAAGTCGCACTCGAGCTTCGTGCATATGCCGCCAGCATAGGCGGACGTGAACAGATGGCAATCAGGACTTTTGCAGACGCCATTGAAGAAATCCCGAGGACAATTGCCAGAAACGCAGGCCTGGACACTATCAACACAATAGTGAACCTCAGGGCAAAGCACGCCGAAAACAAAAACGCAGGCCTGAACATCAATACCGGTGCTGCCGAAGACATGCTCGAAAAAGGCATTGTTGACCCTCTCAGGGTTAAGGTCAACTCTGTCAAAGCAGGTTCCGAAGCCGCAGTGATGGTGCTCCGTGTGGACGATATTCTTCGAGCCCAGAGCTCCGACATGCAGGACGTAAAACCCGAGCACAGGGCAAGCACTTATGATGGCATGGCAGCTCCTGCACTTAACATGCGCAGGTAA
- a CDS encoding ATP-binding protein, with product MRYIEERTKMQNRVSEIMQSGLEIADLFINKNYLIDIGKCDPIPLEDIQRSFSYISMFEVSKIVYDVDENINDKLVSVYSALSNFGSSALLVIFSDKEGVKFYLGTRDVNQPNTAKEILQKSLRGNFPGIEINEQSSSEIERILESHIPSVYSNMAVSSVSIVPSARDDDKDKFVQGMEKFIDSMSGEKYTAVLISSPLSKADLENKKRGYEELYSTLSQFSQANMTYGENNSEAVAIGISDSFSKSINEGISDTTGTNTSTSSGTSKSRYHGHNYSIFFMGFNSGENDGTSTGSSTGSSTGHTDTRSESESTSNTKSDTRTTTEGTSTSIAITRQNKTVQELLEKIDEQLDRIKNCEAYGLWDSACYFISEDPETSIVAANTYKALVAGEKTSVENSFINLWNNEYENSDNSLIILDHLRHGLHPQFRYLPNSGEGNYTEQTITPASMISGVELPILMGIPHKSVVGVTSVNSVAFGRNVFVKEQKDNSRNIDIGAVYHMGEVFENNRVKLDLESLTAHCFITGSTGSGKSNTTYKIIDELISQKNNVKFLVIEPAKGEYKLAFGGMPDINIFTTNPKYYDMLSINPFEFNGEIHVLEHLDRLIEIFSACWPLYAAMPAFLKASFEKAYILHGWDLNHSIHINRGNGKFPTFKDIVDILPKLLKESKFSDEVKGNYVGSLVTRVESLTDGLVGQIFLGHAIDDDVLFNQNTIVDLSRIGSVETKALLMGMLVLKLSEFRQSTSLGTNLPLKHVTILEEAHNLLKRTSVDQDQESANVQGKSVEMISNSIAEMRTFGEGFIIVDQSPTSVDISAIKNTNTKIIMRLPERNDCEVAGCSIGLSNEQIMELTKLDKGVAAIYQNNWLEPVLTKIDKSSDLYEISSTPIQDRKNRTALIGELLTELILQDEDNIFNMSWFNTIINSAKVSKLAKTDIRNLLLEYQKKFETEQKQFAFFELIFKLMNCNDLFRMFEDKLPNTSELQKLPKKSEIDNPAVKACRIYVDYITKNLDLYADFDEQTRRTVFIKLLDYKIQSEPNNSERYKFVHYCVNKLF from the coding sequence ATGAGATATATAGAAGAACGGACCAAAATGCAAAATCGTGTTTCTGAAATCATGCAAAGTGGACTGGAAATTGCAGACCTGTTTATAAATAAAAACTATTTAATTGATATCGGTAAATGCGACCCGATACCATTAGAGGATATTCAACGCTCTTTCTCGTATATCTCGATGTTTGAAGTTAGTAAAATTGTATATGACGTTGATGAGAACATTAACGATAAACTCGTTAGTGTTTATAGTGCATTATCGAATTTTGGAAGTTCAGCTTTACTTGTTATTTTCAGTGATAAAGAAGGTGTAAAGTTTTACCTCGGAACAAGAGATGTTAATCAACCAAATACCGCAAAAGAAATTTTGCAGAAAAGCTTGAGAGGAAATTTTCCTGGTATTGAAATAAATGAACAATCATCTTCAGAAATTGAAAGAATATTAGAGTCTCATATTCCCAGCGTATATTCTAATATGGCTGTTTCCTCCGTTTCAATTGTTCCTAGCGCAAGAGACGATGATAAGGATAAATTTGTACAGGGAATGGAGAAATTTATTGATTCTATGTCAGGTGAAAAGTACACTGCGGTATTAATCTCTTCACCATTAAGTAAAGCTGATTTGGAGAATAAGAAACGAGGATATGAAGAGCTTTATTCCACACTTTCTCAATTTTCACAGGCAAATATGACTTATGGCGAAAATAACAGCGAAGCTGTAGCTATAGGAATAAGTGATAGCTTCTCAAAATCGATAAATGAAGGCATTAGCGACACAACTGGAACAAATACGAGTACTTCCAGTGGAACAAGTAAGTCTCGGTACCATGGTCATAATTATTCTATTTTTTTCATGGGGTTTAATTCTGGTGAAAATGATGGAACAAGTACTGGGAGCTCTACCGGCTCTTCTACTGGCCATACTGACACTCGTTCTGAATCTGAGTCTACGAGCAACACAAAATCAGATACAAGGACGACTACGGAAGGAACTTCTACAAGTATAGCAATTACCAGACAGAATAAGACTGTACAGGAACTATTAGAGAAGATAGATGAGCAATTAGATAGAATCAAAAATTGCGAAGCATACGGATTATGGGACAGTGCCTGTTATTTTATTTCTGAAGATCCCGAAACATCCATTGTCGCAGCTAATACGTATAAAGCGTTGGTTGCTGGAGAAAAGACAAGTGTTGAAAATTCATTTATAAACCTGTGGAATAATGAATATGAGAATTCAGATAATAGCTTAATAATTTTGGATCATCTCCGACATGGTCTTCATCCTCAGTTTAGATATCTTCCTAATAGTGGAGAGGGCAATTACACAGAACAAACAATTACTCCAGCAAGTATGATTAGTGGTGTTGAGTTGCCTATTTTAATGGGAATTCCACACAAATCTGTAGTCGGTGTGACATCTGTTAATTCTGTTGCATTCGGAAGAAATGTGTTTGTAAAAGAGCAAAAAGATAACTCTCGAAATATTGACATCGGGGCTGTCTACCATATGGGAGAGGTATTCGAGAACAATAGAGTGAAGTTGGATTTAGAGAGTTTAACAGCACATTGCTTCATAACCGGATCAACCGGCTCAGGAAAATCAAACACAACTTACAAAATTATAGATGAATTAATCTCACAAAAAAACAATGTTAAATTCTTGGTCATTGAGCCAGCAAAAGGTGAATACAAATTAGCTTTTGGTGGTATGCCGGATATTAACATATTTACAACAAATCCAAAATATTATGACATGTTGAGTATAAATCCATTTGAGTTTAATGGAGAAATTCATGTATTAGAACATCTGGATAGACTTATAGAAATATTCAGTGCATGCTGGCCATTATATGCAGCTATGCCAGCATTTTTGAAAGCATCATTTGAGAAAGCATATATTCTTCATGGCTGGGACTTAAATCACTCTATACATATTAATCGAGGGAACGGAAAATTCCCAACATTCAAAGATATCGTTGACATCTTGCCTAAGTTGCTCAAAGAATCTAAGTTTTCCGATGAAGTAAAGGGAAATTATGTTGGATCTTTGGTGACCCGTGTTGAATCTTTAACAGATGGTCTGGTCGGACAAATTTTTTTGGGGCATGCAATCGACGATGATGTGCTATTTAATCAAAATACAATTGTTGACCTGAGCCGTATAGGATCTGTTGAAACAAAGGCATTGCTAATGGGCATGTTGGTATTAAAGTTGAGTGAGTTTAGACAATCAACGTCACTTGGCACAAACCTGCCACTTAAGCATGTAACCATACTGGAAGAAGCACATAACCTTTTGAAAAGAACCTCTGTAGACCAGGATCAAGAATCTGCAAATGTTCAGGGCAAATCCGTTGAAATGATAAGCAATTCTATTGCTGAAATGAGAACATTTGGCGAAGGCTTTATTATTGTCGACCAATCCCCAACGTCTGTAGATATATCCGCGATAAAAAATACTAATACAAAAATAATTATGAGGTTACCTGAAAGGAATGATTGTGAGGTTGCCGGTTGTTCAATTGGTCTAAGTAATGAGCAGATTATGGAATTAACTAAACTGGATAAGGGCGTTGCTGCGATATATCAAAATAACTGGTTAGAGCCCGTTTTAACAAAAATAGATAAGAGCAGTGATCTATATGAAATATCATCAACTCCGATTCAGGACAGGAAGAATAGAACGGCTTTAATAGGAGAATTACTTACTGAACTTATTCTCCAAGATGAAGATAATATCTTTAATATGTCGTGGTTCAATACAATTATTAATTCTGCAAAAGTTTCCAAGCTCGCCAAAACTGATATAAGAAATCTTCTTTTGGAATATCAGAAAAAGTTTGAGACGGAACAAAAACAATTTGCTTTTTTTGAACTCATTTTTAAACTTATGAATTGTAATGATTTGTTTAGGATGTTTGAAGATAAATTACCAAACACATCGGAATTACAAAAGCTTCCAAAAAAGTCGGAGATTGATAATCCTGCTGTTAAAGCTTGTAGAATATATGTTGATTATATCACTAAGAACTTGGATCTCTATGCAGATTTTGATGAACAAACAAGAAGAACAGTATTTATAAAACTCTTAGACTACAAGATTCAAAGTGAACCGAACAATAGTGAGAGATATAAATTTGTACATTATTGCGTCAATAAGTTGTTTTAA
- a CDS encoding midas domain-containing protein, with protein MSEIGGPEGPEGPEKFNVTDNNEVAEKSNIGKELDAYYTDDFDDDLNEDPVDEVDDDLNEDPVDDDLNEDPVDDDLNEDPVDDDLNEDPVDDDLNEDPADDDLNEDPVDDDLNEDPVDDDLNEDPVDDDLNEDPVDDDLNEDPVDDDLNEDPVDDDLNEDPVDDDLNEDPVDDDLNEDPVDDDLNENPADDDLNEDPVDDDLNEDPVDDDLNEDPVDDDLNEDPVDDDLNEDPEENNELNNEVAGKSNVGKELDTYYTDDFDDNLNENPDVIDPDATTDNLNGNSDLNENADVIDSDATTDNLNGNSDLNENADVIDSDATNDDLNGNSDLNENADVIDSDATNDDLNGNSDLNENADVVDPDATNDDLNGNSDLNENADVIDSDATNDNLNGNSDLNENADVIDSDATNDDLNGNSDLNENADVIDSDATNDDLNGNSDLNENADVVDPDATNDDLNGNSDVNENADVIDSDATNDDLNENADVVDPDATTDNLNGNSDLNENADVVDPDATNDNLNGNSDVNENADVIDSDATNDDLNENADVVDPDATNDNLNENSDVIDSDVIDSDATNDNLNGNSDVNENADVVDPDATTDNLNGNSDLNENADATDTADDFDDFNEEPEENNELNYEVAGKSNVVKELDAYYDQNRVTKPEGKPEGNNDDLNENPEGNNELNNEIVGSNIGKELDAYYDQNRGNTETKAGETGTDEDNADSNVEVTQSNSNIKPNAETKGSETDKTREIGTDEDNDKIKAGESKTKSENGKINVDIQPNAEIQEKRSESLEKKSDSKPENKRGDSKGYQYQSHNSRKREHKETLNKWLDDQYVQIKDAAVKGDKLAGKKLKSWDEQVKKWKEQVEKGEKEKSNTKNPEKETESEISQKKAEANLAKKKFEIAEAWNKHVKKEETRNKWIDDQFVQIKDAATKGDKLAEKMLQSWNEQVKKGEKHKLNNEKSDISQKKAEASLARKKLEIAKTWNKHVHEESAMRQKNAEASLAKKKFDIIQKRAAQGDKKAIDVLHDWEKSVEKERLGPAARTKDWIIATRKSILEEAMSDKSKLPNNVIGWYKQEKSRIINDLQKSARDGDTKKQHILEDQNLLADYLVENMREPPGYDLGHQLGDKLGDKPGRLEFTADNRGRGGKFRL; from the coding sequence ATGTCTGAGATTGGAGGCCCTGAAGGCCCTGAAGGCCCTGAAAAATTTAATGTGACTGACAATAATGAAGTCGCTGAAAAAAGTAATATCGGTAAAGAATTAGACGCTTATTATACAGATGATTTTGATGATGATTTAAACGAGGATCCAGTTGATGAAGTTGACGATGATTTAAACGAGGATCCAGTTGATGATGATTTAAACGAGGATCCAGTTGATGATGATTTAAACGAGGATCCAGTTGATGATGATTTAAACGAGGATCCAGTTGATGATGATTTAAACGAGGATCCAGCTGATGATGATTTAAACGAGGATCCAGTTGATGATGATTTAAACGAGGATCCAGTTGATGATGATTTAAACGAGGATCCAGTTGATGACGATTTAAACGAGGATCCAGTTGATGACGATTTAAACGAGGATCCAGTTGATGATGATTTAAACGAGGATCCAGTTGATGATGATTTAAACGAGGATCCAGTTGATGACGATTTAAACGAGGATCCAGTTGATGATGATTTAAACGAGGATCCAGTTGATGACGATTTAAACGAGAATCCAGCTGATGATGATTTAAACGAGGATCCAGTTGATGACGATTTAAACGAGGATCCAGTTGATGATGATTTAAACGAGGATCCAGTTGATGACGATTTAAATGAGGATCCAGTTGATGATGATTTAAATGAGGATCCTGAAGAAAATAATGAGCTTAATAATGAAGTCGCTGGGAAAAGTAATGTCGGTAAAGAATTAGACACTTATTATACAGATGATTTTGATGATAATTTAAACGAGAATCCTGACGTTATTGATCCTGACGCTACTACTGATAATTTAAACGGAAATTCTGATTTAAATGAGAATGCTGACGTTATTGATTCTGACGCTACTACTGATAATTTAAACGGAAATTCTGATTTAAATGAGAATGCTGACGTTATTGATTCTGACGCGACTAATGATGATTTAAACGGAAATTCTGATTTAAATGAGAATGCTGACGTTATTGATTCTGACGCGACTAATGATGATTTAAACGGAAATTCTGATTTAAATGAGAATGCTGACGTTGTTGATCCTGACGCTACCAATGATGATTTAAACGGAAATTCTGATTTAAATGAGAATGCTGACGTTATTGATTCTGACGCTACCAATGATAATTTAAACGGAAATTCTGATTTAAATGAGAATGCTGACGTTATTGATTCTGACGCTACTAATGATGATTTAAACGGAAATTCTGATTTAAATGAGAATGCTGACGTTATTGATTCTGACGCTACTAATGATGATTTAAACGGAAATTCTGATTTAAATGAGAATGCTGACGTTGTTGATCCTGACGCGACTAATGATGATTTAAACGGAAATTCTGATGTAAACGAGAATGCTGACGTTATTGATTCTGACGCTACTAATGATGATTTAAATGAGAATGCTGACGTTGTTGATCCTGACGCTACTACTGATAATTTAAACGGAAATTCTGATTTAAATGAGAATGCTGACGTTGTTGATCCTGACGCTACAAATGATAATTTAAACGGAAATTCTGATGTAAACGAGAATGCTGACGTTATTGATTCTGACGCTACTAATGATGATTTAAATGAGAATGCTGACGTTGTTGATCCTGACGCTACAAATGATAATTTAAACGAGAATTCTGATGTTATTGATTCTGACGTTATTGATTCTGATGCTACAAATGATAATTTAAACGGAAATTCTGATGTAAACGAGAATGCTGACGTTGTTGATCCTGACGCTACTACTGATAATTTAAACGGAAATTCTGATTTAAATGAGAATGCTGACGCTACTGATACTGCTGATGATTTTGATGATTTTAATGAGGAACCTGAAGAAAATAATGAGCTTAATTATGAAGTCGCTGGAAAAAGTAACGTCGTTAAAGAATTAGACGCTTATTATGATCAAAATAGAGTGACCAAGCCTGAAGGTAAGCCTGAAGGAAATAATGATGACTTAAATGAGAACCCTGAAGGAAATAATGAGCTTAATAATGAAATCGTTGGAAGTAACATCGGGAAAGAATTAGATGCTTATTATGACCAAAATAGAGGGAATACAGAAACTAAAGCTGGTGAGACTGGGACAGATGAAGACAACGCAGATTCTAACGTTGAAGTAACTCAATCTAATTCTAACATTAAACCTAATGCAGAAACTAAAGGTAGTGAGACAGATAAAACTCGTGAAATTGGGACAGATGAAGACAACGATAAGATAAAAGCTGGTGAATCTAAGACCAAATCAGAAAACGGTAAGATAAATGTAGATATTCAACCTAATGCAGAAATTCAAGAAAAGAGATCTGAAAGTTTAGAGAAGAAATCTGATAGTAAACCTGAAAATAAGAGAGGAGATAGTAAGGGTTACCAATATCAGAGTCATAATTCACGAAAACGAGAACATAAAGAAACACTTAATAAATGGCTTGATGATCAATATGTACAGATCAAAGATGCGGCAGTAAAAGGTGATAAGCTAGCGGGAAAAAAGCTTAAGTCTTGGGACGAACAAGTCAAGAAGTGGAAAGAACAAGTCGAGAAAGGAGAAAAAGAGAAGTCAAACACTAAAAATCCAGAAAAAGAGACTGAATCTGAGATAAGTCAGAAAAAGGCTGAAGCTAACTTGGCAAAGAAGAAGTTTGAGATCGCCGAAGCTTGGAACAAACATGTCAAGAAAGAAGAAACACGTAATAAATGGATCGATGATCAATTTGTACAGATCAAAGATGCGGCAACAAAAGGTGATAAGCTAGCGGAAAAGATGCTTCAGTCTTGGAATGAACAAGTCAAGAAGGGAGAAAAACATAAGCTAAACAATGAAAAATCTGATATAAGTCAGAAAAAGGCTGAAGCTAGCTTGGCAAGGAAGAAGCTTGAGATCGCCAAAACTTGGAACAAACATGTTCATGAAGAATCTGCGATGAGACAGAAAAATGCTGAAGCTAGCTTGGCAAAGAAGAAGTTTGATATCATCCAAAAACGAGCGGCACAAGGTGATAAAAAAGCTATAGATGTACTACACGACTGGGAGAAAAGCGTTGAGAAAGAGAGGTTGGGGCCTGCCGCGAGAACAAAAGACTGGATAATTGCCACGAGAAAGAGCATCCTCGAAGAAGCCATGTCTGACAAGTCAAAACTTCCAAATAACGTCATCGGTTGGTATAAACAAGAGAAAAGTAGAATCATCAATGACCTTCAAAAGAGTGCACGAGACGGAGATACGAAAAAGCAACACATTTTAGAAGATCAAAATCTACTAGCTGATTATTTAGTCGAGAATATGCGTGAGCCACCTGGATACGATCTTGGTCACCAGCTAGGAGATAAGCTTGGAGATAAACCTGGAAGACTAGAGTTTACGGCAGATAACCGTGGACGAGGAGGTAAATTCAGGTTATAA